A stretch of Dyella sp. BiH032 DNA encodes these proteins:
- a CDS encoding xanthine dehydrogenase family protein molybdopterin-binding subunit — protein MSPADASGTPAPPVIGHGVARIDGPLKVSGGAHYSSDFHPDGLLYAAPVCAHVATGRIASIDTDAAERMPGVHKVYTRGNIGTFYRLPPKGSTRIDEHRPPFEDDIIRYHGQYVAMVVADTFEQACAAADRIKVAYADVKDPDVRMRLEPEKEAKVESDRGDVDRAFAAAPVKVDQTYTTPIETHNPIELHASVSVWDGEGFTLYENTQSIMNHRAAMAQMLGVPKEHMRIVTQYLGSGFGGKLWPWPHALLAAAAARDLKRPVKLVVTRRMMFHDVGHRPNTQQRLRLGANRDGTLVALRQDYLHHCARGEDYKEDCGEATGYLWSTPNLRITGSFARRDIAPPTPMRGPGAVPGLFAVESAMDELALALKMDPVQLRLHNEPKIDEAENIPFSSRHMKECLTRGAERFGWSRRNPAVGSMRDGDTVLGWGVACCSWMAKQLPATVSVMLNDDGTVRVASGTQDIGTGTYTVVAQMAASAIGVDISKVQVVIGDTRLPPGPLSGGSMVTGSMVPAVLDASRQAIDQLLTAASQHVQDFHDVAKDDLDFREGRVFRKGAKEGRPFADVLKSARMAHVEGKGDSPGTMGSKKNSVSTHSYGAHFVEVGWQPQIARLRVRRVMTVIDAGRVVNPMTARNQIEGAIVMGVGMALLEENRYDHRNGMVVNSNLADYLMATHADTPHIDVEFLDYPDLQFNELGARGVGEIGLAGFAAAVTNAVHHATGVRVRDLPVRIEDLLASTVS, from the coding sequence ATGTCCCCAGCAGACGCTTCCGGCACCCCTGCCCCACCCGTCATCGGCCACGGCGTCGCCCGCATCGACGGGCCGCTCAAGGTCAGCGGCGGAGCGCACTACAGTTCGGACTTCCATCCCGACGGGCTGCTTTACGCCGCACCGGTTTGCGCGCACGTCGCCACCGGCAGGATCGCATCGATCGACACGGACGCGGCCGAACGCATGCCCGGCGTGCACAAGGTCTATACGCGCGGGAACATCGGCACGTTCTACCGCCTGCCGCCCAAGGGCAGCACGCGCATCGACGAGCACCGGCCGCCGTTCGAGGACGACATCATCCGCTACCACGGCCAGTACGTAGCCATGGTGGTCGCGGACACGTTCGAGCAGGCCTGTGCCGCCGCCGACCGCATCAAGGTTGCCTATGCCGACGTGAAGGATCCCGACGTGCGCATGCGCCTGGAGCCAGAGAAAGAGGCGAAGGTCGAGAGCGACCGCGGGGACGTCGATCGCGCGTTCGCCGCGGCGCCGGTGAAGGTCGACCAGACATACACCACGCCCATCGAGACCCACAACCCGATCGAACTGCATGCGAGCGTGTCGGTGTGGGACGGCGAAGGCTTCACGCTGTACGAGAACACGCAGTCGATCATGAACCACCGCGCGGCGATGGCGCAGATGCTCGGCGTACCCAAGGAGCACATGCGCATCGTCACGCAGTATCTGGGCTCGGGTTTCGGCGGCAAGCTGTGGCCGTGGCCGCATGCCTTGCTGGCCGCCGCGGCCGCACGTGACCTGAAGCGCCCGGTGAAGCTGGTCGTGACCCGGCGAATGATGTTCCACGACGTCGGCCACCGCCCCAACACCCAGCAGCGCCTGCGCCTGGGCGCCAACCGCGACGGCACGCTGGTGGCACTGCGGCAGGATTATCTCCATCACTGCGCCCGCGGCGAGGACTACAAGGAAGATTGCGGCGAGGCGACGGGGTATCTGTGGAGCACGCCCAACCTGCGCATCACCGGCTCGTTCGCCCGCCGGGACATCGCGCCACCCACGCCGATGCGCGGGCCCGGCGCGGTGCCGGGGCTGTTCGCGGTCGAGTCGGCGATGGACGAGCTGGCGCTGGCGCTGAAGATGGATCCCGTGCAGCTGCGCCTGCACAACGAGCCGAAGATCGACGAGGCGGAGAACATCCCCTTCTCTTCGCGCCACATGAAGGAATGCCTGACCCGCGGCGCCGAGCGTTTCGGCTGGTCGCGGCGCAACCCCGCCGTCGGCTCCATGCGCGACGGCGACACGGTGCTCGGCTGGGGCGTGGCCTGCTGCTCGTGGATGGCCAAGCAACTGCCGGCCACGGTGAGCGTGATGCTCAACGACGACGGCACCGTGCGCGTCGCCAGCGGCACGCAGGACATCGGCACCGGCACCTATACGGTGGTCGCGCAGATGGCCGCGAGCGCGATCGGCGTGGACATCTCCAAGGTGCAGGTGGTGATCGGCGACACCCGGCTGCCGCCGGGCCCGCTGTCGGGCGGCTCGATGGTCACCGGCTCGATGGTGCCGGCGGTGCTGGACGCCTCCCGGCAGGCGATCGACCAGTTGCTGACCGCCGCCAGCCAGCACGTCCAGGATTTCCACGACGTGGCCAAGGACGACCTCGATTTCCGCGAGGGGCGCGTGTTCCGCAAGGGCGCCAAGGAGGGGCGGCCGTTCGCCGACGTGCTCAAGTCCGCACGCATGGCGCACGTGGAGGGCAAGGGCGATTCGCCCGGCACCATGGGCTCGAAGAAGAACAGCGTGTCCACGCACTCCTACGGCGCGCATTTCGTCGAGGTCGGCTGGCAGCCGCAGATCGCGCGGCTGCGGGTGCGGCGCGTGATGACCGTGATCGACGCCGGGCGCGTGGTCAATCCGATGACGGCGCGCAACCAGATCGAGGGCGCGATCGTGATGGGCGTGGGCATGGCGCTGCTGGAGGAGAACCGCTACGACCATCGCAATGGCATGGTCGTCAATAGCAACCTGGCCGACTATCTGATGGCGACCCACGCGGACACGCCTCATATTGACGTCGAGTTCCTCGACTACCCCGACCTCCAATTCAACGAACTGGGTGCCCGCGGCGTCGGCGAGATCGGCCTGGCCGGCTTCGCCGCCGCCGTGACGAATGCGGTCCACCACGCCACGGGCGTGCGCGTGCGGGATCTGCCGGTGCGGATCGAGGATCTGCTGGCGTCGACCGTGTCGTAA
- a CDS encoding xanthine dehydrogenase family protein subunit M, with amino-acid sequence MEPFAFARARSLDEAMALAARATTAQQGAEVRFVAGGTTLIDLMKLQVERPQQVVDINRLPLDKVESQPGGGLKIGALVRNADLARHPAVVRDYAVLSQALLAGASGQLRNMATTGGNLLQRTRCVYFRDVHTPCNKREPGSGCSAIDGFNRSLAILGTSEHCIATNPSDMNVALTALEASIHILGPRGERQVPVGEFFLLPGDTPQRETVMQPGELITHVSLPPPHAGARSHYLKLRDRASYEFALASAAVVLATEAGKISHARVALGGVGTRPWRSPEAEQALTGKPAGRETFAAAAEAALRQARPQSQNAFKVELARRCLTHALATAATA; translated from the coding sequence ATGGAACCGTTCGCCTTCGCACGCGCCAGGAGCCTGGACGAAGCCATGGCCCTGGCCGCGCGCGCCACCACCGCGCAACAGGGTGCCGAGGTGCGCTTCGTCGCGGGCGGCACCACGCTGATCGACCTGATGAAGCTGCAGGTCGAACGTCCGCAACAGGTGGTGGACATCAATCGCCTGCCGCTGGACAAGGTCGAGTCGCAGCCCGGCGGCGGCCTGAAGATCGGCGCACTGGTGCGCAATGCGGACCTGGCCCGTCACCCGGCGGTGGTACGCGACTACGCGGTGCTGTCGCAGGCGCTGCTCGCCGGCGCCTCCGGGCAGTTGCGCAACATGGCCACCACAGGCGGCAATCTGCTGCAGCGCACGCGTTGCGTGTATTTCCGCGATGTGCACACGCCCTGCAACAAACGCGAGCCCGGCAGCGGCTGTTCGGCCATCGACGGATTCAACCGTTCGCTGGCGATCCTCGGCACCAGCGAGCACTGCATCGCCACCAACCCGTCGGACATGAATGTGGCACTGACGGCATTGGAAGCGAGCATCCACATCCTTGGGCCACGGGGCGAACGGCAGGTGCCCGTCGGCGAGTTCTTTCTGTTGCCCGGCGACACGCCGCAACGCGAAACCGTCATGCAACCGGGCGAACTGATCACGCACGTGAGCCTGCCGCCGCCTCATGCGGGGGCACGCTCGCATTACCTGAAGCTGCGGGATCGCGCCTCGTACGAGTTCGCGCTCGCCTCCGCCGCGGTGGTGCTGGCGACCGAGGCCGGGAAGATCTCGCATGCGCGCGTCGCGCTCGGCGGCGTCGGCACGCGCCCCTGGCGCTCGCCGGAGGCCGAGCAGGCGCTGACGGGCAAGCCCGCCGGACGCGAAACGTTCGCCGCCGCCGCGGAAGCAGCCCTGCGCCAAGCCCGCCCGCAATCGCAGAACGCCTTCAAGGTCGAACTGGCCCGGCGCTGCCTGACCCACGCACTCGCCACCGCGGCTACGGCCTGA
- a CDS encoding sterol desaturase family protein, whose product MDVFNAIRAQLSDVFGLESLLRVMASGDYRALLTVDGFAALLGPIIPLLLVFELLRGVILRRVRREDYQVPLLVMVLNRFIGSFLTIATVSFCIGLFQRFAPFQAGLTWYGLIYGYVAWELAHFVYHFFAHKVRLLWCLHATHHAPVAMNLSVNYAHIFLEAVYADFVRTSICILLGVSPPLLILIMVIDSFWGQFIHLGENVLPKGKLGVLHRILLTPSHHRVHHARNVLYMDTNFCNLLPIWDRLFGTYMDAREDVRIEYGITRPVKPFSVLDAYLGEFWLLGRDVWRAPGLRNKLLYLLMPPGWSHDGDHHTAKAAKAALLAQQASGAPAAPERQALPLAD is encoded by the coding sequence ATGGATGTCTTCAATGCGATCCGCGCCCAGCTGTCCGATGTCTTCGGCCTGGAGTCTTTGCTGCGCGTCATGGCGTCCGGCGATTACCGGGCGCTGCTCACGGTGGACGGCTTCGCCGCGCTGCTCGGGCCGATCATTCCGCTGCTGCTGGTGTTCGAGCTGCTGCGGGGCGTGATCCTGCGCCGGGTGCGGCGCGAGGACTATCAGGTCCCGCTGCTGGTGATGGTGCTGAACCGCTTCATCGGCAGTTTTCTGACCATCGCCACGGTGAGTTTTTGCATCGGCCTGTTCCAGCGGTTCGCGCCGTTCCAGGCCGGGCTGACCTGGTATGGACTGATCTACGGCTACGTGGCGTGGGAGCTGGCGCACTTCGTCTACCACTTCTTCGCCCACAAGGTGCGCCTGCTGTGGTGCCTGCACGCCACGCACCATGCGCCCGTGGCGATGAACCTCTCGGTGAACTACGCGCACATCTTCCTCGAGGCGGTCTATGCCGACTTCGTGCGTACCAGCATCTGCATCCTGCTGGGCGTCAGCCCGCCGCTGCTGATCCTGATCATGGTCATCGACAGCTTCTGGGGGCAGTTCATCCACCTGGGCGAGAACGTGCTGCCGAAGGGGAAGCTCGGCGTGCTGCATCGCATCCTGCTGACGCCTTCGCACCACCGCGTCCACCACGCGCGGAACGTGCTCTACATGGACACCAACTTCTGCAACCTGCTGCCGATCTGGGACCGCCTCTTCGGCACATACATGGATGCGCGCGAGGACGTCCGCATCGAATACGGCATCACCCGGCCGGTCAAGCCTTTCAGCGTCCTTGACGCATACCTGGGCGAGTTCTGGCTGCTGGGGAGGGACGTGTGGCGCGCGCCCGGCCTGCGCAACAAGTTGCTGTACCTGCTGATGCCGCCGGGCTGGAGCCACGACGGCGATCACCACACCGCGAAAGCCGCGAAGGCGGCGCTCCTGGCGCAGCAGGCGTCCGGGGCGCCCGCTGCGCCGGAACGACAGGCGTTGCCATTGGCGGATTGA
- a CDS encoding sugar-binding domain-containing protein, producing MTGSIRIRSASAWLGVAMAMGLASPSMAASDPAATWSGKPAPLATPWTAEVSPRNALPEYPRPQLARPSLEHPQWMSLNGLWQYAPDDGKGKPPFGQALKEQVLVPYPIESVLSGVQKHSDYMFYRRTVDIPAAFAAQGRRVQLNFGAVSHEATVYVNGKQVTQHTGGYTSFSADITPALRPQGPQEIVVAVHAPVDAVNIMVGKQRLKPEGIFYTAASGIWQTVWLESVPATSLAQLTFAPAASLDAFTVNAKVQGPGDNATLQVTAYADGKAVGEAKGPAGQPLRLAIAQPHLWSPQDPFLYTFKAVLTRGGQRDEVTSYAGLRTIAVEKVGGRNRIVLNGKPTFLLATLDQGYWPDGLHTAPTDAALKFDIQKTKDLGFNTIRKHIKVEPARWYYWTDRIGLMVWQDMPALPTDRNDKLSDADKASFRADVSAIVEQLKGETSIIGWIPFNEGWGQWSIPAAAELATQIKQLDPSRLVNARSGANCCDMKGDPHAGDVYDVHDYQGPGLPSPDATRAAIDGEHGGLTLNIPGHVWPNTPINPYGAVKDRDALTAGYVANTAVLRDKGVPKGMSGSVYTQITDVEGEHNGFFTYDRKVEKMDAAKVRAINEATIRAGAQP from the coding sequence ATGACGGGCAGCATCAGAATACGGAGCGCGAGCGCCTGGTTGGGCGTGGCGATGGCCATGGGCTTGGCTTCGCCGTCGATGGCGGCGTCGGATCCGGCGGCGACCTGGAGCGGGAAGCCGGCGCCCCTGGCGACGCCGTGGACGGCCGAGGTGTCGCCTCGCAACGCCTTGCCCGAGTATCCGCGGCCGCAGCTGGCGCGTCCTTCGCTGGAGCACCCGCAGTGGATGAGCTTGAACGGACTGTGGCAGTACGCGCCGGATGACGGGAAGGGCAAGCCGCCGTTCGGGCAGGCGCTGAAGGAGCAGGTGCTGGTGCCGTATCCGATCGAATCGGTGCTCTCCGGCGTGCAGAAGCATTCGGACTACATGTTCTACCGCAGGACGGTGGACATTCCCGCAGCTTTCGCCGCCCAAGGCCGGCGCGTGCAGCTGAACTTCGGCGCCGTGAGCCACGAGGCGACGGTGTACGTCAATGGCAAGCAGGTGACGCAGCATACGGGCGGCTATACGTCCTTCAGTGCCGACATCACGCCGGCACTTCGGCCGCAAGGACCGCAGGAGATCGTCGTCGCCGTGCACGCGCCGGTGGACGCCGTCAACATCATGGTCGGCAAGCAAAGGCTCAAGCCTGAAGGCATCTTCTATACGGCGGCCTCGGGTATATGGCAGACGGTATGGCTGGAGTCCGTGCCGGCGACCAGCCTGGCGCAGCTGACATTCGCGCCGGCCGCTTCGCTGGACGCCTTTACGGTGAACGCGAAAGTGCAGGGGCCCGGCGACAATGCCACGCTGCAGGTCACCGCCTATGCGGACGGCAAGGCGGTGGGCGAGGCGAAAGGACCGGCCGGGCAGCCGTTGCGGCTGGCCATCGCGCAGCCGCATCTGTGGAGCCCGCAGGATCCGTTCCTGTACACCTTCAAGGCCGTGCTCACCCGGGGCGGCCAGCGCGACGAAGTCACCAGCTATGCCGGCCTGCGCACGATTGCCGTGGAGAAAGTGGGCGGCCGCAACCGCATCGTGCTCAACGGCAAGCCGACCTTCCTGCTGGCTACGCTGGACCAGGGCTACTGGCCGGACGGGCTCCACACCGCGCCCACCGACGCGGCGCTGAAGTTCGACATCCAGAAGACCAAGGATCTGGGCTTCAACACCATCCGCAAGCACATCAAGGTGGAGCCGGCACGCTGGTATTACTGGACCGACCGCATCGGCCTGATGGTCTGGCAGGACATGCCGGCGCTGCCGACCGATCGCAACGACAAGCTCAGCGATGCCGACAAGGCCAGCTTCCGCGCGGACGTCTCGGCCATCGTGGAGCAGCTCAAGGGCGAGACCTCGATCATCGGCTGGATCCCGTTCAACGAAGGCTGGGGCCAGTGGAGCATCCCGGCCGCCGCCGAGCTGGCGACGCAGATCAAGCAGCTCGACCCGTCGCGCCTGGTCAATGCGCGCAGCGGCGCCAATTGCTGCGACATGAAGGGCGACCCGCACGCCGGCGACGTCTACGATGTGCACGATTACCAGGGCCCCGGCTTGCCCAGCCCGGATGCGACGCGCGCCGCCATCGATGGCGAGCACGGCGGTTTGACCTTGAACATTCCAGGCCACGTCTGGCCCAACACGCCGATCAATCCCTATGGCGCCGTGAAGGACCGCGACGCGCTCACCGCCGGCTACGTCGCCAATACCGCCGTGTTGCGCGACAAAGGCGTGCCGAAGGGTATGTCGGGCAGCGTGTACACGCAGATCACCGACGTCGAAGGCGAGCACAACGGCTTCTTCACCTACGACCGCAAGGTCGAGAAGATGGATGCGGCCAAGGTGCGGGCGATCAACGAAGCGACGATCCGCGCGGGCGCGCAGCCCTGA
- a CDS encoding 2Fe-2S iron-sulfur cluster-binding protein has product MPSGKSAPPIDHPLTQALNVRLGRRSFLQMMGLAGAASGMGLPMLGQAAFAAGVAAAAASDQVTVNLRVNGQPRTLQLDPRTTLLDALRDHLQLTGTKKGCDHGQCGACTVHVNGRRVNSCLSLAAMHEGDEVVTIEGLGQPGHLHPMQKAFVEHDGYQCGYCTSGQIMSAVAMLREPWGASDAEIREAMSGNICRCGAYSNILAAIKQAREV; this is encoded by the coding sequence ATGCCCTCTGGGAAATCCGCTCCGCCGATCGACCACCCGCTGACCCAGGCGCTCAATGTCCGCCTCGGCCGGCGCAGCTTCCTCCAGATGATGGGGCTCGCCGGTGCCGCGTCGGGCATGGGCTTGCCCATGCTTGGCCAGGCCGCGTTCGCCGCCGGCGTGGCGGCTGCGGCGGCGAGCGACCAGGTCACCGTGAACCTGCGCGTCAACGGCCAGCCGCGGACGCTGCAACTGGATCCGCGCACCACCCTGCTCGACGCGCTGCGCGACCATCTGCAGCTGACCGGCACCAAGAAGGGCTGCGACCACGGCCAGTGCGGCGCCTGCACCGTGCACGTCAACGGCCGGCGCGTGAATTCATGCCTGAGCCTGGCAGCGATGCACGAGGGCGACGAGGTCGTCACCATCGAAGGCCTGGGCCAACCCGGCCATCTGCACCCCATGCAGAAAGCCTTCGTGGAGCATGACGGCTATCAGTGCGGCTACTGCACTTCGGGGCAGATCATGTCCGCCGTGGCAATGCTGCGTGAGCCTTGGGGCGCTTCCGATGCCGAAATCCGCGAGGCGATGAGCGGCAACATCTGCCGCTGCGGCGCCTATTCCAACATCCTCGCGGCGATCAAGCAGGCCCGCGAAGTCTGA
- a CDS encoding organic hydroperoxide resistance protein, with amino-acid sequence MASRSARKAGPSPETAAAHEAARIRARSGPTPLVRGAGIHGTIMITVRKILHTGTTRTVGGREGHARSDDGRLDIKLTPPGAPGDGTHPEQLFAACWSACFISALRHASHARRIEFPADTSVVAEVDLGHGEQGFFLQARFAVSMPGIAPELAQRLIDAAHQNCPYSKATRGNVDVAIEVV; translated from the coding sequence GTGGCATCGCGCAGCGCGAGAAAAGCCGGGCCATCCCCTGAAACTGCCGCCGCGCACGAGGCGGCCAGGATTCGCGCCCGCTCCGGGCCAACTCCGCTGGTGCGCGGCGCCGGCATCCACGGAACGATCATGATCACGGTTCGAAAAATCCTCCATACCGGGACGACCCGCACGGTGGGCGGGCGCGAAGGCCATGCGCGCAGCGACGACGGCCGCCTGGACATCAAGCTCACCCCGCCGGGCGCCCCGGGGGACGGCACGCATCCCGAGCAGCTCTTCGCTGCGTGCTGGTCGGCCTGTTTCATCAGCGCACTGCGCCATGCGTCCCATGCGCGCAGGATCGAATTCCCCGCCGACACCTCGGTCGTGGCCGAGGTGGACCTGGGACACGGCGAACAGGGTTTCTTCCTGCAGGCACGGTTCGCGGTCTCGATGCCGGGCATTGCGCCGGAGCTCGCGCAGCGGCTGATCGATGCCGCGCACCAGAATTGCCCGTATTCCAAGGCGACCCGGGGCAACGTGGACGTTGCCATCGAGGTCGTTTGA
- a CDS encoding DEAD/DEAH box helicase, whose amino-acid sequence MRAPLPAAIADEDDARLLPLGGDELAGRLVQRYGDRVTGHFVLEGREGRYVPLPDDLPAPLAVALRSRGVAELYAHQGQAWAATARGEHIVVATPTASGKSLCFTLPVVTSVMAAGKKALYLFPTKALAQDQVAELLELNAAGDLGVRAFTFDGDTPGDARQAIRLHGDVVVSNPDMLHQAILPHHTKWAQFFENLRYVVIDEVHTYRGVFGSHVANVLRRLRRVCAFYGVSPQFILCSATIGNPAEHAEALIEQAVTPILQSGAPSGPKHVLLWNPPVVNADLGLRASARSQTNRIARTAIRAGLKTLVFAQSRLMVEVLTKYLKDVFDHDPRKPPRIRAYRGGYLPTERRQAERDMRAGRVDGIVSTSALELGVDIGALDVTILNGYPGSVAATWQRFGRAGRRQQPSLGVLVASSEPLDQYLVRHPEYFQDASPEHARIAQDQPLILLDHIRCAAFELPFRAGDAFGGQLVEPWLEVLAEEGVLHRESERFEWIADSYPVNAVSLRSVAEGNFVVVDRTGGRQTIIAEVDYSTAPLTLYEGAIHMVQSVPYQVERLDWTGRKAYVTRTEVDYYTDAIDYTRLKVLDRFDGTPSGRGECLHGEVHVVRRVAGYKKIRYYTHENIGYGNVNLPDSELHTTAVWWALAQRTLDQAFERRQDTLDGFLAAATALHTVATVAVMAEGRDLQKAVGSGDGAWFATPDSTGHARVHHGWGEETQDPNAPFIPTLYLYDAFPGGVGLSAPLFERRAELVDRARELIERCDCRLGCPACVGPVLASDETAARSMKELGRDVLALLADL is encoded by the coding sequence ATGCGCGCCCCGCTGCCTGCCGCCATCGCGGACGAAGACGATGCCCGACTGCTGCCGCTGGGCGGCGACGAACTGGCCGGGCGACTGGTCCAGCGCTACGGCGACCGCGTTACCGGCCACTTCGTGCTGGAAGGGCGGGAAGGGCGCTACGTACCGCTGCCCGACGACCTGCCGGCACCGCTGGCCGTTGCGCTGCGCTCGCGCGGCGTGGCCGAGCTCTACGCGCACCAGGGACAGGCCTGGGCCGCGACCGCCAGGGGCGAGCACATCGTGGTCGCCACGCCGACGGCCTCGGGCAAGTCGCTTTGCTTCACCTTGCCCGTGGTGACCTCGGTGATGGCCGCGGGCAAGAAGGCGCTCTACCTGTTCCCGACCAAGGCGCTCGCCCAGGACCAGGTGGCCGAGCTGCTGGAACTCAACGCGGCCGGCGACCTCGGCGTGCGCGCTTTCACCTTCGACGGCGACACGCCCGGCGACGCGCGCCAGGCGATCCGGCTGCACGGCGATGTAGTGGTCAGCAACCCCGACATGCTGCATCAGGCGATCCTGCCGCATCACACGAAATGGGCGCAGTTCTTCGAGAACCTGCGCTACGTGGTGATCGACGAAGTGCATACCTACCGCGGCGTGTTCGGCTCCCACGTGGCCAACGTCCTGCGGCGCCTGCGCCGGGTCTGCGCGTTCTATGGCGTGTCGCCGCAGTTCATCCTGTGCTCGGCGACGATCGGCAACCCGGCCGAGCATGCCGAAGCCCTGATCGAACAAGCGGTCACGCCCATTCTGCAAAGCGGGGCGCCCTCGGGGCCGAAGCATGTGCTGCTGTGGAATCCGCCGGTGGTCAACGCCGACCTGGGCCTGCGCGCCTCCGCGCGCAGCCAGACCAACCGCATCGCGCGCACGGCGATCCGCGCGGGGCTGAAGACGCTGGTGTTCGCGCAGAGCCGGCTGATGGTCGAAGTGCTGACGAAATACCTGAAGGACGTGTTCGACCACGATCCGCGCAAGCCACCGCGCATCCGCGCCTATCGCGGCGGCTATCTCCCGACGGAACGCCGGCAGGCCGAGCGCGACATGCGGGCAGGGCGCGTCGACGGCATCGTCAGCACCTCGGCGCTGGAGCTGGGCGTGGACATCGGCGCGCTGGACGTCACCATCCTCAACGGCTACCCCGGTTCGGTGGCCGCGACCTGGCAGCGCTTCGGCCGCGCCGGCCGGCGCCAGCAGCCGTCGCTGGGCGTGCTGGTGGCGTCGAGCGAACCGCTGGACCAGTATCTGGTGCGTCATCCGGAGTACTTTCAGGACGCCTCGCCGGAACACGCGCGGATCGCCCAGGACCAGCCGCTAATCCTGCTGGACCACATCCGCTGCGCAGCTTTCGAACTGCCGTTCCGTGCCGGCGACGCCTTCGGCGGGCAGCTGGTGGAGCCCTGGCTGGAAGTGCTCGCCGAGGAGGGCGTACTGCACCGCGAGAGCGAGCGCTTCGAGTGGATTGCCGACAGCTACCCGGTCAACGCCGTGTCGCTGCGCTCGGTGGCGGAGGGCAACTTCGTGGTGGTCGACCGCACCGGCGGGCGCCAGACCATCATCGCGGAAGTGGACTACAGCACGGCGCCACTCACGCTCTACGAAGGGGCCATCCACATGGTGCAGTCAGTGCCCTATCAGGTCGAGCGCTTGGACTGGACGGGACGCAAGGCCTACGTCACGCGCACCGAGGTCGATTACTACACGGACGCCATCGACTACACCAGGCTCAAGGTGCTGGACCGGTTCGACGGCACGCCTTCCGGCCGGGGCGAGTGCCTGCACGGCGAGGTGCACGTGGTGCGCCGCGTCGCGGGCTACAAGAAGATCCGATACTACACGCACGAGAACATCGGCTACGGCAACGTCAACCTGCCGGACAGCGAACTCCATACGACCGCGGTGTGGTGGGCGCTCGCGCAACGCACGCTCGACCAGGCCTTCGAGCGGCGCCAGGACACCCTCGATGGCTTTCTCGCTGCCGCAACGGCCTTGCATACCGTCGCCACGGTGGCCGTGATGGCCGAGGGGCGCGATCTGCAGAAGGCGGTGGGCAGCGGCGACGGCGCCTGGTTCGCCACGCCGGACAGCACCGGGCATGCGCGCGTCCATCACGGCTGGGGCGAGGAGACGCAGGACCCGAACGCACCGTTCATCCCGACGCTCTATCTCTACGATGCCTTTCCCGGCGGCGTCGGCCTGAGCGCCCCGCTGTTCGAGCGGCGCGCCGAACTGGTGGACCGTGCGCGCGAGCTGATCGAACGCTGCGATTGCCGGCTGGGCTGCCCGGCCTGCGTGGGGCCGGTGCTGGCCTCCGACGAGACGGCCGCCCGTTCCATGAAGGAGCTCGGCCGCGACGTGCTCGCTCTATTGGCCGACCTGTGA
- a CDS encoding ribonuclease H-like domain-containing protein: MTELAARLRRLRDQAGVAKIEAVTNVASPAIAPTAPWPAGLERLLAVRRPVSARPRLSAVRPAGLGRELAPGLWFAEDVTDWPSVPAPFDGTFAKLPEPIDPADVLLLDTETTGLAGGTGTRAFMIGVARWQGRRFVLRQLTITALAGEAAMLEQLRAWIAPTTVLATYNGKSYDAPLLATRFRLERMANPLQGLRHIDLLHPVRRRWRAQWPNCRLATAERQLLGVIREDDLPGAQAPAAWLRFLRAGDPTDLYRVLKHNAQDLRSLAGVLGHLAALESASDTMALP; the protein is encoded by the coding sequence GTGACGGAACTCGCCGCTCGCCTGCGCCGGCTTCGCGACCAGGCCGGTGTCGCCAAGATCGAAGCCGTCACCAACGTTGCCTCGCCTGCCATCGCGCCGACGGCGCCATGGCCTGCCGGGCTGGAGCGTCTGCTCGCGGTGCGTCGTCCCGTCTCGGCGCGCCCGCGCCTGAGTGCCGTGAGGCCGGCCGGCCTCGGTCGTGAGTTGGCGCCCGGCCTTTGGTTCGCGGAAGACGTGACGGACTGGCCGTCCGTTCCCGCACCGTTCGACGGGACGTTCGCCAAGCTGCCCGAGCCGATCGATCCCGCGGACGTGCTCCTGCTGGACACCGAGACCACCGGCCTTGCCGGCGGCACCGGCACGCGCGCCTTCATGATCGGCGTGGCCCGCTGGCAGGGACGGCGATTCGTGCTGCGCCAGCTCACCATCACCGCGCTGGCGGGCGAGGCCGCCATGCTCGAACAGCTGCGCGCATGGATCGCGCCGACGACGGTACTGGCCACTTACAACGGCAAGAGCTATGACGCGCCCTTGCTGGCGACCCGTTTCCGGCTGGAGCGGATGGCCAATCCGCTGCAGGGCCTGCGCCATATCGATCTGCTGCACCCGGTGCGCCGGCGCTGGCGCGCACAGTGGCCCAACTGCCGGTTGGCGACAGCCGAACGCCAACTGCTCGGCGTGATCCGCGAAGACGACCTGCCAGGCGCGCAGGCGCCGGCGGCATGGCTGCGCTTTCTCCGTGCCGGCGACCCTACGGACCTTTATCGGGTCCTGAAACACAACGCCCAGGACCTGCGCAGCCTGGCGGGCGTGCTGGGCCACCTTGCGGCATTGGAGTCGGCATCGGACACCATGGCCTTGCCCTGA